One window of the Corticium candelabrum chromosome 7, ooCorCand1.1, whole genome shotgun sequence genome contains the following:
- the LOC134182480 gene encoding uncharacterized protein LOC134182480, which produces MRGIQAVLASILLASFAGGHYTGDSEMYERMVTTFGKEQFELAIASMFHIDSDVDGITGKIASNRSVRVLELLEILLPSFVKNLLGSRKNVWMETNNPLNFLIDNFTVNLEDKEFEIGTGKYDNITIIPSFLILGDVTVLVRFGIDLEAESFSDRFKLQDLGIAGVWRLKDVGGLTFHIRKVGDEFTFRGAPESGSLNVGKFAQDMAASVLPSGGLQVVLKRAGLDKFSIEKAQFVGISNNNGFAMGLSGSPTIEGWGSFRSHLILHRYKEQPWQKAETVLTIGINFPSFRLSSLIQKITANDITHVPFFGSLTIPEIGLVVSTGNVDPDMVPGVLDGILAQLRPIHKGVAIILAIPLVEDRAPVQCIIHLSKDDMKFSLNDPGVTLTLKNLIKVILPNFNVSRVPLPPGVSGLLNLQLYSFEYVHKTKTISVELRFGEKLVLIENIVSILNPTLNFEVSLSEPRKTTVKAHGKWQLGTVEFPISLKPHPVSDNSEGEPGKTKGYLLTAKFPEINIGNIINKFSVTFLPSSLQSILARVHLTNFSIQEPFISIPIGVGSSDFRMQFSGRPVIGSWSGVTLNAIVIRTNGEYSLALGIEFKNVQFASLVEKLSGVQVSWISFLDRSLSCAFVISPKSIEGVSLQGALLGDVPVEKGLTIVAFFQFPQNCEGNQFCEFMKNAIGANATMRLRSTISSFSQFTFAAGVANIKLGDGLTLSEAGIEFKIGSENSIGLVATLKLVEPKLTFKGAIRLGTEGLVMEMSMEGIWKNAFGIEWLAFGNVHIKVAIKPGVVPGLALGGEIQIGKIDSGNEIVCKAHAGFDPINPANNYFYGFINKLTIGAILAAFDKTATLPRALRESGFPTGLEASYSLTEREVPGVTIPAGFRLKGSINIVGYTLSCDIAIDLPKLIKIDIKSSSLRLANGLLTMSRSVEELDKGPMFYANIKFLPSPSVELKAAGYVNVADVLGSGGYLEFSSSQFEVRLYGRFFLFDASLRVYANYGSLANASFAVAGSLSTAWMAKLEQEVKETIDAAGRKADALFQNASQVLSKTKAALKAAASALKEKQCDVDSANVHFDNVVRDLEKAQAEVDDLCHLKSCKDVDLGCPSWESCCTEIWGCCIGCPGWNSQCFTSPDLVCEGFNVACKATRGVVYVALEVAKKVVDNSRWTLDAAKAALWLAEKVVESSQIPLSVAQKSLDGIQLTFHAALDAVKVIAKVALGGLISIEKIEFDVQIGLVKSGHFRGTIRISFLRQPAVDTKFDLRLKSIKDMVLDLADRIFPGISGRERQEIENRMRRSFPDFSPRHYFKYTEIYRPGSYRPKLQGNRSSETLLSSEKGSKTVGYPYKLKRSATAHDERDFCIIRDPDEYRNASESEVKYDAMSGNISFVDVEEDAGRSAEDVINTAMDLKNQFVSSRNHYPRKNEKQKEGQSLPTLETCPLADTVEKTCAMSSSLARLLYDIPKSVESTYQVWKESTSKSVANYQRYDNASKTLREMKSNVLEHREHLNNTLEKLGATRNKTGHIVVRSATDEQNDRLNDRLEDEEENIRAVDVVVEGMETIQETAKKHLIEQNARTMNVLREVVENRVKSETGKTLDDYLNALFHCLELPYKDENYILDAKKQLDILARLKKNFSLIFAHTLMHAKVVADEINDDLNVLFFCR; this is translated from the exons ATGAGAGGGATCCAGGCAGTATTGGCGTCGATACTGCTGGCCTCATTTGCAGGTGGTCACTACACTGGCGACTCTGAGATGTACGAACGCATGGTCACAACTTTTGGAAAGGAGCAGTTCGAGTTGGCTATCGCCAGTATGTTTCACATCGACTCCGACGTGGATGGTATCACAGGAAAGATTGCAAGCAACCGAAGCGTGCGTGTATTAGAGCTTCTTGAGATATTGCTTCCTAGTTTTGTTAAGAACTTGCTGGGAAGTCGCAAAAACGTTTGGATGGAGACCAATAATCCACTAAATTTTCTTATTGATAACTTTACTGTCAATTTGGAGGACAAGGAATTTGAAATCGGTACAGGAAAATATGATAATATAACCATCATACCATCGTTTCTTATTCTTGGTGATGTGACTGTCCTGGTTCGATTTGGAATTGATTTGGAGGCTGAATCGTTTTCAGACCGTTTCAAGCTTCAAGATCTAGGTATTGCTGGTGTGTGGCGTTTGAAAGATGTAGGAGGACTGACGTTTCACATAAGAAAAGTTGGTGATGAGTTCACATTTAGGGGAGCACCTGAGTCTGGATCACTGAATGTTGGGAAATTTGCTCAAGATATGGCTGCAAGCGTCCTTCCTTCTGGTGGATTACAAGTTGTGCTGAAACGAGCCGGACTGGACAAATTTTCTATTGAGAAAGCTCAGTTTGTTGGCATTTCAAACAACAATGGCTTTGCAATGGGATTGTCAGGCAGTCCAACCATCGAAGGATGGGGGAGTTTTCGATCACATCTCATACTGCATCGATATAAGGAACAACCATGGCAGAAGGCAGAAACTGTGTTAACAATTGGAATAAATTTTCCTTCTTTCCGACTATCAAGCTTGATTCAAAAGATAACAGCAAATGATATCACTCACGTGCCGTTTTTTGGTTCACTGACTATTCCAGAAATAGGACTCGTCGTGTCTACTGGAAACGTTGATCCAGACATGGTACCAGGTGTTTTGGATGGTATTCTAGCGCAACTTAGACCGATACACAAAGGTGTTGCAATAATCTTGGCCATTCCACTTGTTGAAGACCGAGCGCCGGTTCAATGTATTATTCATCTTTCTAAAGACGACATGAAATTTTCTCTCAATGATCCTGGTGTTACTTTGACTTTAAAAAATCTCATAAAAGTTATACTACCCAACTTTAATGTATCTCGAGTGCCCCTACCACCGGGTGTGTCTGGACTACTGAATCTTCAGCTTTATAGCTTCGAGTACGTTCATAAAACAAAAACCATTTCTGTAGAACTTCGGTTTGGTGAGAAACTTGTTCTGATAGAGAACATTGTTTCCATTCTCAATCCAACTCTGAACTTTGAGGTGAGTCTTTCAGAACCGCGTAAAACTACTGTTAAGGCGCACGGTAAGTGGCAACTCGGAACCGTAGAGTTTCCCATCTCGTTGAAACCACATCCGGTGTCCGATAACTCTGAAGGGGAACCTGGCAAAACAAAAGGCTACCTCCTGACTGCCAAGTTTCCTGAAATCAACATTGGCAACATAATCAACAAGTTTTCGGTCACTTTTTTGCCATCGAGTTTGCAAAGTATTTTAGCAAGAGTTCATCTCACAAACTTCTCTATTCAAGAACCTTTCATTTCTATCCCAATCGGAGTCGGTAGCTCAGATTTCCGAATGCAATTCTCAGGTCGTCCTGTAATTGGTTCATGGTCAGGAGTCACTTTGAATGCTATTGTAATCAGAACCAATGGAGAATATTCTCTAGCCCTTGGAATAGAATTTAAGAATGTGCAATTTGCATCACTGGTAGAGAAGCTGTCTGGAGTACAAGTCTCTTGGATCTCCTTTCTCGACAGATCGTTAAGCTGTGCGTTTGTTATCTCACCGAAATCGATAGAAGGCGTTTCTCTACAAGGAGCACTGCTCGGTGATGTTCCCGTAGAGAAAGGATTGACCATCGTAGCATTCTTTCAATTTCCTCAAAACTGTGAAGGCAATCAGTTTTGCGAGTTTATGAAAAACGCAATCGGCGCCAACGCTACCATGCGACTGAGGTCGACCATATCATCTTTCTCCCAGTTTACCTTTGCAGCTGGAGtagcaaacatcaaactagGAGATGGACTGACACTCAGCGAAGCAGGCATCGAGTTCAAGATCGGCTCGGAGAATTCTATAGGTCTGGTGGCTACCCTAAAACTCGTTGAACCGAAATTAACTTTTAAGGGCGCTATTCGACTAGGAACCGAAGGGCTCGTAATGGAAATGTCAATGGAAGGGATATGGAAGAACGCCTTCGGGATAGAATGGTTAGCGTTTGGAAACGTCCATATCAAAGTTGCTATAAAACCAGGCGTCGTTCCAGGACTCGCACTGGGCGGAGAGATACAAATTGGGAAGATCGACAGCGGGAACGAGATCGTTTGCAAAGCGCACGCCGGATTCGATCCCATTAATCCAGCAAACAACTACTTTTATGGATTTATTAACAAGTTAACTATCGGCGCCATTCTGGCAGCGTTTGACAAAACGGCCACTCTTCCCCGCGCACTTCGAGAGAGTGGATTTCCGACCGGACTAGAAGCGTCGTATTCGCTCACGGAAAGAGAGGTTCCCGGCGTGACCATACCGGCTGGGTTTCGTCTCAAGGGATCAATCAATATTGTTGGCTACACGCTGTCGTGTGATATCGCTATCGACTTACCCAAGCTCATCAAAATTGACATAAAGTCCAGCTCGTTGCGGCTCGCTAACGGTTTACTCACTATGTCCCGTTCTGTTGAGGAGCTCGACAAGGGTCCGATGTTCTATGCTAATATCAAATTCTTGCCTTCTCCGTCGGTCGAATTGAAAGCTGCTGGGTACGTTAATGTAGCCGACGTTTTGGGTTCTGGCGGATACCTAGAGTTTTCCAGCTCCCAATTTGAAGTAAGGCTGTACGGACGATTTTTCTTGTTTGACGCCAGCTTGCGCGTTTACGCCAATTACGGTTCACTCGCGAACGCGTCGTTTGCCGTGGCTGGCTCTCTCTCTACCGCTTGGATGGCAAAATTGGAGCAAGAAGTGAAGGAGACTATTGACGCAGCGGGCCGCAAAGCCGACGCTTTGTTTCAAAACGCCAGCCAGGTGCTGAGTAAGACGAAAGCCGCACTAAAAGCAGCTGCATCCGCTCTAAAGGAAAAGCAGTGTGACGTGGACAGTGCAAACGTACACTTCGACAATGTCGTAAGAGATCTAGAGAAGGCACAGGCGGAAGTAGACGATCTCTGTCATCTGAAATCGTGCAAAGACG TGGATTTAGGATGTCCGTCTTGGGAGTCTTGTTGCACTGAAATTTGGGGATGCTGTATCGGTTGTCCCGGATGGAACAGCCAGTGTTTTACTTCACCCGATCTCGTGTGCGAAGGATTTAATGTGGCATGCAAAGCGACTCGAGGAGTGGTTTATGTGGCTCTTGAGGTGGCCAAGAAAGTCGTAGATAATAGCCGTTGGACTCTAGATGCAGCAAAAGCTGCGTTGTGGTTGGCCGAGAAAGTCGTCGAGAGCAGCCAAATACCTCTTTCAGTGGCTCAAAAATCTCTGGATGGAATACAGCTTACCTTTCATGCTGCACTGGACGCGGTGAAAGTCATTGCTAAAGTAGCGTTGGGAGGTCTAATCAGTATCGAGAAAATTGAATTTGACGTGCAAATAGGACTAGTAAAGAGCGGTCACTTCAGGGGGACGATTCGAATTTCGTTTCTACGTCAGCCTGCTGTCGATACGAAATTCGATTTGCGGCTGAAGAGCATCAAGGACATGGTACTCGATCTGGCGGATAGGATCTTTCCGGGTATAAGTGGCCGCGAACGCCAAGAAATCGAGAATCGTATGCGTCGCTCGTTCCCTGACTTTAGTCCGCGTCACTACTTTAAGTACACTGAAATTTACCGTCCGGGCTCGTATCGTCCAAAACTACAAGGAAATAGATCGAGTGAAACTCTGCTGTCCTCCGAGAAAGGCTCGAAAACTGTTGGGTACCCATACAAACTAAAGCGGTCTGCGACTGCGCACGATGAGCGTGATTTTTGCATTATTCGTGACCCAGACGAGTATCGAAATGCTTCCGAAAGTGAAGTGAAGTACGACGCGATGTCGGGAAATATTAGCTTCGTCGACGTGGAGGAAGACGCGGGACGTTCAGCGGAGGACGTGATCAACACAGCGATGGATCTAAAAAATCAATTCGTTTCGTCTAGAAACCACTATCCTCGCAAAAACgagaaacagaaagaaggtCAATCGCTTCCGACACTCGAAACGTGTCCACTAGCAG ATACTGTGGAGAAGACGTGTGCTATGTCCTCTAGTTTGGCTCGTCTTCTGTACGATATTCCCAAATCAGTTGAGAGTACGTACCAAGTGTGGAAAGAATCGACGAGCAAGTCGGTGGCCAATTATCAGAGGTATGACAATGCGTCCAAGACTTTGCGAGAAATGAAGTCAAACGTTCTCGAACACCGCGAGCACTTGAACAATACGTTGGAGAAGTTGGGTGCGACAAGGAACAAGACCGGGCACATCGTAGTGAGGAGCGCGACAGATGAACAAAACGATCGTTTGAATGATCGCCTAGAAG ACGAAGAGGAGAATATTAGAGCAGTCGATGTCGTTGTTGAAG GCATGGAGACAATTCAAGAGACTGCTAAGAAACATTTGATTGAACAGAATGCTAGAACGATGAATGTGTTGAGAGAGGTCGTAGAGAACAGGGTGAAATCAGAGACGGGTAAAACTCTTGACGATTACCTCAATGCCTTGTTCCATTGTCTTGAGCTTCCATACAAAGACGAGAATTACATCCTTGATGCTAAGAAGCAACTCGATATTCTTGCTCGTCTGAAAAAG aacttttctctaatTTTCGCTCATACACTGATGCACGCAAAGGTTGTGGCAGACGAAATCAACGACGATTTGAATGTATTGTTTTTCTGCCGCTAA